The Faecalibacter sp. LW9 genome has a segment encoding these proteins:
- the lgt gene encoding prolipoprotein diacylglyceryl transferase: MNLLAYIDWQPSPYLFEIGSFKIHIYSLCWILAFVIGWYLMANIFKKEKEKKEWLDPLFLYIFIGAIGGARLGEYLFYDPSAFIERPIEVFLPVAYSPGETALFGLLKDYEFVGFSGLASHGAAIGVILSAILFSRKYTKRNVLWLLDRIATVVPFGGAAVRVGNFYNSEIVGKASDLPWAVKFHNQSSGYGAIVARHPAQLYEAIGYVILGFVMLYVYNQTDKKKDMGALFGIFLFFLFLIRFVVEFFKEDQGTEAVAEALNIGLNNGQILSIPFMILGFYFFNSSKNRTFIN, translated from the coding sequence TTACTCGCTTACATTGATTGGCAACCATCGCCATATTTATTTGAAATCGGATCATTTAAAATTCACATTTATAGCTTATGTTGGATTTTAGCCTTTGTGATAGGTTGGTATTTAATGGCCAATATCTTTAAAAAAGAAAAAGAGAAAAAAGAATGGTTAGACCCTTTATTTCTTTACATCTTTATTGGAGCCATTGGGGGTGCTCGTCTAGGAGAGTATCTTTTCTACGATCCATCCGCTTTTATAGAACGACCAATCGAAGTTTTTCTACCTGTAGCATATTCTCCTGGAGAAACTGCTTTATTTGGACTTTTAAAAGATTATGAATTTGTTGGCTTTAGTGGATTAGCTAGTCATGGAGCCGCAATTGGAGTGATCCTTTCAGCAATTTTATTTTCAAGAAAATACACCAAACGTAATGTCCTATGGTTGTTGGATCGTATTGCAACGGTAGTACCCTTTGGAGGTGCAGCAGTACGAGTCGGAAACTTTTATAATTCTGAAATTGTTGGTAAAGCATCCGATTTACCATGGGCAGTAAAATTCCATAATCAAAGTTCAGGATATGGTGCGATTGTTGCTAGACACCCTGCGCAATTATATGAAGCTATAGGATATGTAATCTTAGGTTTTGTCATGTTATACGTATACAATCAAACGGATAAGAAAAAAGATATGGGAGCATTATTTGGAATCTTCTTATTTTTCTTATTTTTAATACGCTTTGTTGTTGAGTTCTTTAAAGAAGATCAAGGGACAGAAGCGGTTGCAGAAGCACTTAATATTGGATTAAACAATGGTCAAATTTTAAGTATACCATTTATGATTTTAGGATTCTATTTCTTTAACTCATCAAAAAATAGAACATTTATCAACTAA
- the mscL gene encoding large-conductance mechanosensitive channel protein MscL: MGFFQEFKEFAVKGNVVDLAVGVVIGGAFGKIVTSLVEDIITPAILTPTLETLQLDNLADLVIPGTAIKYGLFISAAISFIVVAFALFVMIKGINKLKREAPAEPEAPAGPTQEELLAEIRDLLKNQK, from the coding sequence ATGGGATTTTTTCAAGAATTTAAAGAGTTTGCTGTTAAAGGAAACGTAGTAGACTTAGCTGTCGGTGTAGTGATCGGTGGTGCATTTGGTAAGATTGTCACTTCTTTAGTAGAAGATATTATTACTCCTGCAATATTAACTCCAACATTAGAAACATTACAGTTGGATAATTTAGCAGATTTAGTAATTCCTGGTACAGCCATCAAATATGGTTTATTTATTTCAGCTGCGATCTCATTTATCGTTGTAGCTTTTGCATTATTTGTAATGATCAAAGGAATTAACAAGTTAAAAAGAGAAGCTCCTGCAGAACCAGAAGCTCCAGCTGGACCAACGCAAGAAGAATTATTAGCTGAAATTCGCGATTTATTAAAGAATCAAAAATAA